ttttttaaatgttcaagcTAAAAACTGTCAACACAACACAATTTATATGCAGGGACAGAATGCTTTGACATAGAAAATGAAAGTTCAAATACTGAACAACATAAGCCAGTGTGAAATCAGACATTTCAGACAACCAAAGTGCTTTCaaatctagttttatttctccaaaatatttgtttttccctCTTAGTATAAACTTCCACTCAGCAATAATAACAAACAGTTTCAAACTTAGCATTTAATCTAACTCTCCAGATGCTTGGATGACATATTTTACACCTCAACATAACTACATGCACTTTTTAggagtttctttattttataatgaATGCTAGCTTTTATTAAGAATTATATTTTAacataaaggtaaaaaaaaaaaaaagaattaaacaaCACCATCATTTTAGTTATCCCTTACTTGTTTCCATCAAAACACCAGTTTCAAGGTACATTACCATTACATTTCAGCTTTTTGTTGCAACTATTGCGGAAGAAGATGCCAATAAAACTTTTTCCCATCAGCATCTTGAGCATTACCACAAATTTTCCTGGTCATACTTCCTTGGCCACTCTGTTTACATCCATAGGCTGTAATGTAATAAATCAGATGCCTTAATTTGATAAGACTTGACCATGTCCATATCAGTGAAATGGGCAATGATCTACCTGAGGCTTCATTACATATATTATCCTCTCGTCACAGCCGTTCTCATTCCTTAAGGCCCCTTTACAAAACCTAAATGtttcaactttccattaattccTTTAagatagaataaaaataaaatacacctCCTTTTATATGTagtatttgtttaataaaatgtaataatgtaCACCTATCTGCAAGCAATCACGCTGACAAACTAGAGTGTAATGTGCATGAATGGCATCTAAATAAGTCTAGTGACAAGTATTGCCTCAATTGTGCTTACTTAGTGTGACCTGTGCAAAAGAGATAGCATTTTTCTCAGGTTATAGTGAGGTTCAGACTGTTTTCCTCTAAATGAGAAGTTTAAGCCTCCAAaggcctaaccctaaccatgcCTATACCCCACTGGCATTGAGCTAAATGTGTTAGCAGCAAAGGTAAATGTCAAATGTCAGAATTTTGAACACAAGAAGGTGTTTATTAatgttatgtgtttttattaactCCACAATAAAACAATTGAAGTTTCATATGGTAACACATCacataacattttttataatCTGATAGGAAATTAATTTTTTCAATAGCTAGGTATTTGTTTCTGTAGCAATATATCAAAATAATTCCCAAATTAGTATGCTCAAATGTCATGTCTTTGTTTATCCTGCCCcctaaaacttttcttttaatttttcatagtGATAAGTTTGTTTCCCTTAAACATGGAAACAATTATAATATTTGCTACTAGATTTCATGTTAATTTTCAACTAAACCCATAGGTGTGTTGCTTTTCAAAATGCTCCTGGTCTCCAGACTTGGGGCTGGGCACCACCCCTAGTGGCAACAAAATGAGGTTTGGGGGCCTGAACAGGGTTGGCCTTCAGAGGGGGCAAAGAAGCAAGAATGCTAAGTTCCGGTGCACTCTGAAACTGCTTGGCTGTCTGCAGCCCTCTGGTGTATGATGCTGGAGTGTAAGATGTGGGTGCTGAAGGGGGTGCAGGGTTTGGAATAGAGGTGCCTGAGAATTTTGGCAGGTTGGGTAGCTGCACCAGTTGAGAGGAAGATAAAACTGGTTTCGATGTAATGACTGACTCAGGTTGGGCTGAAGCTGGTGTAAAGGGAGCAGGAAGTGGTGAGATCATGCCTGAACGAGTCAAACGTTCTCCAAGAGTAGTAGCTGAGCGAGGTGCAATAACTTTAGGCGCAAGCGATGGAGCTGACATTGGTGTGGGTGTAGAGAAACGCTTGATTTCATACACACGAGCTGTTTTGAGGGGTATTTGTCGAGGTGAGGTCAGTGAGCTGCCCACCATCATTGTTGTGTAGTTATTCTGCTGGGCCTGGTATGAGGGCATGGCTGATAGATTTGTGACACTGCCTCCATACTGAAACATGGCAGAGTTGAGTTGATAAGGCTGTCTTTTCATGAAATCTACAGCCTTGATGCCTTCCTTTTGGGAGCCTCCACTAGTCTTATTGTCTGGGATGGCGGTGTCCTTCTGAGGCCCTGTGGGAAGAGAGGGGGCTAACAGTGGGTTGTATCCAATAGGTGGTGGTGCACGGACATTTGGGGAGTATTTCCACTGAGAGGGATAGGAAGAATTGACAGAGGAGTCAAACTGTTGAGCTGCATTGTGCATGGCCACATCTTGCTGATAAGGGATCTCGGGTTGTGTGTCAACTACATACATTCCCATGCGGCTCTGTCTTTTGGCAAACAATTGAGCCCCCTTGCCCCCTGCTTGAAGAATCTGTGGGGTCTCATGAATGACCCGGGGTTTAGGTGCAACTGGGGGTGGCACCCTTCCTGTGCCAGCTTCACCACTCCTATCCTCCTCTGCACCTTCATAGACATCCTCAGTGGTTGCTTGACCATATTTGTGTCTGGTGGACCTTTCATCTAGGTTCTGCACTAATGACAACAATTCAGGATTTGGGGATTTCTTTTTCACATCGGGGACATTGAACATAGGTTTAGGTTTGCCACTACGCCGTCGTGCTTCCAGTAAGATTCCTGTGCGACCTTTTGAACCAGGAATAGGGGTTGGGGCAACAGCTTCAGGCTGTGTGACTACTGACACTGGAGTTATAGATGGCATGGAAATTTGGTGTCCGGGTGGCGCAGCCACTGGTACTTGAAGTTTAGGCACTGAGGCAACTGGATCAGCTGAGCCAGGCATTTGgtataaaggaggaacaggtgCCGATACTGTTTGTTGGGGTCTAGGTGCTGAAGGCACAGACATTGGGGTCATAGTTGAAAATGGAGCCTCATGAACACCAGTCAATATTGGCAATGACTGCATTGTTTCGATTGGGGCAGAAAGAGCAGGAGTGTGAACAGTAACAGGAGCTTCTGGTGTCAGAGGCAGGGAAGCTTTAGGAAAAGAGTATGGTGGGGGCACCACAGGAGGCAGACCAGGGGGTAGCTGTGAAGTTACAGGTGTTGCATTATGGACTAGTTCAGAGGCTGCTGAGAATGGTGGGGCCATAACAGCTGCTGAGGCAGGCCGCTGTGCCTTTTTTGCAACAGCTGGTCGAAATGTTACAGGAGCAGTTGCAGCTCGAATGCTAATTAAGCCAGGGGTAAAAGGACGTGCTGTTCTATTTAGAACGTTGCTTGCAGGCAGTTCGGATACTGGTGTTTCAGAAGGGGGTGCAGATCTCAGGACCGTAACTGAGGCTGTGGTTGCCTTGAGTGCCACAGGAGGGGGTATCATCACCATGCTAACTGCACTCACTGTAGAGTGGGGTAGGTCCCCATGGGGTACTGCATGGGGTGAGTCAACCGTTTGAGCTTGAGTTTGAGACTGAATTGCCTGTGTGGGTGTAGGGTTGATTGGTGACTGTTGAGCTCTTTGGGTTGGTTGCACCTGTGCAGGCATTTCAAGATGCAATGGATACATCTGACAATGCTCCTGCTCTTGGGATTCTGGAAGTTCATGAGGATGTGCTGCCTCCCCTTTCTTTGCAAGTTCATCCACCCTTTTTCTCTGCTGCTCAAACAACTGGGCACCCTTTCCTACAGTGTCACTTAAACCATGATTCAAAGCATTTTCTGCTCCGACCTCACGACCTTCTGTACCTGCCGTTGCCCTCTTTTCCAGCTTATCCATGTAGTCACTATCCCAAGTTGGGTCTGGAGCTCCAGAGAAGCCCTCCTCATCAAACTCAGATTCACTGCCAGGAAATACCCCATCATCCTCTTGTGAGTCCTGAAATCTGTCCTCATCCACACTCCCAAAGCTTGTGAGGGTGTATTTCTTTGAGCGCTGCCTTCTTTTCTTGAACATCAGCACTCCCTTGGAGTGAGGGTTTGGAGCATCTGTCAGCAAAGATGCAATCGTTCGACATTTGCTTTTGGCTTCCTTTACTTGCTTGTCCTGAAATGTGTCCCCTCGATTTAGTTCTGCAGAGTATAAAAGTATAATCTTTAGAAACATTAGATTTGAGGAACATAAGGGCAAGAAATCTCAGAAAGATTTAACCTTTAAACCTATAACTGACTCTAACATGGCCATCTGAATATGTCCCGACCAACATGCTTTTAACAGGTATCTATCTAATGGCTTGACACAGAAGCACTTCTAAAACAGATTCCTAAACTTAGTTTGGATAAAGGAAAAATGTGCACATCATTAGACTTATATATACTTATATACTCTGATATATACAATCAGATGCGATCTAATTTGGTATAATACTAAAGAAATAATCATTAGAAACCTTATTCTGCGTTACCACAAGTAACTATTATTTGAGTTGTGTTCTTAATTTGTCTTGGCTAAGGTTCCTAGATAGGACATTACATTTAAAACTGAACACTATAATGGCTGAAGGGATTTGTCTGAGTAATTTACTTTAAGTTCTTAACAACCTGCTGATTTTTGATTGCTCAGCTCTGTTGTTTCTGTAGGCTTATTATGGATGAGATGAGAAGctgtcaaaaaaaaacatttatgcagCTATACTTCTTTGTGCCATTGCCTGAAATTTGTACATTtgcaacaaaaaattattttttgtttaattccttatttcacatttttggcTACATTTTAGAAACCCTAACCCTAAGACCAGGAAAAGTACGGCTCCTCGCTTTGCCACTTGACTCCTGAAAGCAACTGCAGAGCCATTTCTGTGCTCGCAGATTGATTGCTGGGTTTTTTACAGACATAGCTAGAGATAAAAATAGTAAACTATACTGTCTATATTGTGTTTAACAGGTTAGACCTCACAGGAAGGTTAAGAGGAGTGGTCATGATATTTTTAGATAAAATTCTGAAAACCgaggtaaaaaaagaaaatatgctgACTGTATGGTGTCTGATATGAGATAGGAAAATGATTATCACTTCTTGATCTAGCTTGGAGAGCAAGTCCATACCAGTGGTACTCCTCAACTTTACTTACTAGCTTGCTTGGCCTTTTCCATGTAGGTTGTCGTGAGTTCCTCATCAATAGGGTTATTAACAGGACCCACCATGGGCACAAGTTGGCTGCGAGACCCCAACATCAGAGCCTCCTTTGCCCTTTCAGGGGACACCAGTGGCACATTGGGTGGTTCTAGAAAACCACTATCTTCCTCTTGTCCTCCATCCCGTGGCCCCTGGTCATCTGCTGAGGAAATTATGGAGGAAGTTTCAGTAGATGTCTGGGAGGACCACATTCCTGGACCTGGTGGTTTGTAAACCACCTCTTTTCTTGTAACTCCTGGAAGACTCCCTCCTTCATCTCCATTTCCTCCACGTCCTTCCAATGAACGTGGAAACACCTGTGCATCTGGAGCACTGTCATAGCCACTCATTTCTGATGTCTCCCCACCTTCGGGAGATGTTCTTCCTGATGGTTTTCCAGAGTTGGAATTGCTGGGGCTTCTGCGTTTCTGGCGTCGTTGCCTCTCATAACCAGCCACATCTGCATCACTGTCAGTCTCGCCATAATAAGCTTCACTGCCAGGTGGGGAAGTCAATCCACTGGTCAATGAAGAGCGACTACGGTGGACCTCACGGACAGGCGCGTGATGGGGTTGGGTTGGTGACATGGCTTTTAGAACAGCACGATACTCTTTATCTATCCGTGGAGATGGGGCACGGGCGACAAGAACAACAGACTGAAAAGCAGCAGGTGCCCTGTGAACAATTAAAGAGGTGATCATAGTGATCTGGTAATGGATGCACATTTTCTAGAATTAACCTTTGAGTGGGTTTCAAAGAAGTATTTGaatacttaatatttttttgcagataatgtCAGAGATATATAGCTTTTTCCCTTGTGGGTTCTGACCTGTATTACAGTTGTCTGATGATGTTTTCCTCCCAAGCAATAATTTTTATGAATTAGACACATACAAATAACAACAAGGTCTGGTAAGACATCCTCATAAAAAAGTTTTAGATATCTAAATATATTTGAAACTGGCAGTGGTTTATCAAATGGGATGACAATGGCTGActttctttgtctttgttttggcaAAAGTTGTACAGTACATATGGGGTAAAACAAGTCTAAATTTCAACACATTCTTTTTCTGGTCTAAAGAACTAAACAACTCTAAAAAGCTACTAAAGATGTCTTTGAACATCCATAATTTTTCAGAGTTAGTAAACTATTACCTTTTGACTCGAATGTTTAATATCCCAGGGGAGCTGTCGATGAGGTTCATGGCCTGGGCATGGGAAAGGGATCCACATGGCTGTTCATTGATAGACACCAGCTCATCTGCCTCCTGCAGCCCAGCCCGGCATGCCTTGCTACGTTTACGCACCTGCGATTGGGAAAGGATGTAATACAGATCTTGAGCTTTGATTAATAACAAGTAAATgtgcatttctttaaattatttaaagaatgAGCCTGGCACAACTCTCTTAGAACACTTCCAAGTAACTTACTGTATAATCCAAGTTTAGGGCAAGCTTAAGTCCACATAAAGCATtggaaagtggaaaaacataaCCACATTTCTTTATTGGTTCAAAGCAAATCTGCTCATTGTACAAGCCAAGCGATTAAACATTCCTAATGTGCAACTGTGAATGACTGCCCTGTATTTTCCAGGATATTTTGTTTCACTTAAAATAACTCTAGGCCAGGTCTCAGGTGTAAAGATTTGGTTTAAGGGCTGGCGCATACAGGATTCAATCTTTCTGTCTTTCATCAATGTAGTTTCTTGAAAATGTTATTAGTTCCCTGGGATCTGCAGGTTCTACTTCCCTAACACCTCAGATTGAAAAGAAGAAGGCTGATCTGAGCTTTGCTTCTGTCCTGATTTGGTTTGTGACAGTGACTGGACATATGCCATAAATTATAGCTCGAGTGGGAGCTCTCGTAAACACTTTAGAAGGAAAATGTCAGCCAGCAGCCAGCTTCATGTGGTCCTTTTGCTATTTGCGCATGAGATCTATCAAACCATGGCATGTTGCCAACAGAAAACTGGCGTAGGCCTTTGCAAACAATGGCAACATGTTGCTTTGTTGATTCTTCGTAGAATGTTTGAAAAAAGTAATGTTGATTATTTAGCATAAGGTTTACAAAATACTGGAAATTTGAATTATGGGCTAAAGCCATCTTGCTTTGGTTTCCCTAATTAGTTTTCTTTTCAGCTATTTTGGAGGCTTGTAATGAAATCCCTCTTCCCCATTTAGCTAAACCTTTCAAAGTGGTCTGTGCCGGCTTGTGGCCCAAGATGTCAAGTTATTTGTTCAGTCAGTCACCTTGTGGTTGCAAATCATAACACTTATAATACCCCTGCATGCTTTCTTGCATACACCACATGGATGCAAAAATATACTTagtcatataaataaacatacaaATGCAGTCTCACAATCACAGACCCAGCTCTGACACAATGAAGCCCCATGCTGCTCCACCTGTTTAAAACGATATCATACAAGACATGACAAGCAACGATTGTGCCTCATTGCTCACAGGGGTGAAGGAGCAGGCAGTTTTGGACGATCAGTCATATCAGTTGTCCACTACCATAAAGGTCATCTGTTAGCAATATTAGTCAATAATGTCCAATAACTCCTCATACAATCTGCCttaaaaaaagcaattaaaaaagctttttaaatagGTTAATGGaaaccatttttaaaatcttaattGAGCAGAACGTAAGTACGTACTTATGAGGGCCTTACACAGTAGGATTACCTCAAAATGTGAAACGGCACTAAACGTAAAAATATGTAAGAagctcaaaacattttcattttggaGCTAGagccaataataataataattattataatatatttataattataattattaataacaaattattatagttattaattattaatcataattttatatatatatatatatatatattttttttttttttttttttttaaacccaaaattacAACCAGATAGatttagtaataaaaaaaaatcataataattTATGGAttcacatattttttatttttagattttgttgcaTATCATATAGCATATGTTTTATcagcaataaaatgtttgtcaaTCGTATttcattaatattaaataataaaccaGGATATGCAATATGCGTTCATacatgaaaactatattttatgtgtttttagacATATTCAATAACTTTctgataatatttttaaaaagactcATATTTTGCCCTGATAAAGATAAGCAGATCCATTAAAGCAAGCCAAAATAAATGATTTCCATTGTTTTCAGTGAAggttatatatatgtattattACATGAAACAATGTGTCCATGTCTGGACACATTGTTTCATGTAATAATCATGGATACCAATACCACCACACTCAAGTTCATTTCAAATAAATACCAATTTTATGTTTTCCCCTTCCATGTTGTTTTTACTGGTACAGCaaataatcaaacaaataacattagtgtcaaatattttcaaatatacTATGAATAACTTGCCAACTGAAACATGCACAAATATCTGTGTCAGtacattaatattttgttatttaatactaaaaacctttaaacacacattacattaaaaaaataaggcaGGTTAAGAGTTCTGGGACAgcataattttagttttacctCATCTTTTTAAGCTGTGCATTGGCACCAATGTACAGCAATCCTTAGTGGAAGATTAAAGTCTTCCTAATCAATAATAGTCCACCTCTGCATGAAGTCTCTTCTCAAACCAAATTATGACTCATGCTCAGGCCCTGAACCAACCTGCACAGCAGCCAATGTTCCACTTCGGTTTTGTTCACAGCTCTTTAAATCAGTGCCGGATATATCTAGGCTAATGTTACACAAGCAGGTTGCAAGCAataattttatacttttttttcagcaggcaCAATGTAACAGACTATTCTTCCCCTTTCTGAGTTACCTACTAACCTTAGCCACTTGGAGCGGTTTCTGATGCTCTACTCCTCCCTGCAGACGAAACCCCCATGGTGCCCCACCGGACAGGGTGATGATCACTTCTTCTGCAACCATTGTttagtgtcttttttttttagattttcgtTTCTCGTTTATTTATCCGTTTTTCTTTGGCTTCTATATTTCATCTGAGGGCAGCCCCTCAGAGCTTTGGCTCCATGGTTAGCAGTCAGGGCCCCTCATAGAGCTCTGATCTGCTGTTTTTCTGGTGGACTGTCTGGGTCCTGACAGCCGTCTGAACTCCACAGCCAATACTCgcacctgcacacacacacacacacacacacacacatacacacacacacacacacacacatacacacacacacacacacacacacacacacacacacacacacacacacacacacacacacacacacacacacacacacacacacacattctcatACACACATATGCCCTCCTGTGCAACCCACCAATACCCAGAGTCCTGCAGCCATCTTAGCCTCAGTAAAGGGGGAGTAGAGGGAAAGAGATACatgatgtgtatgtgtgtgtgtgtgtgtgtgtgtggctgctTACACTGAGGAATGCCTGCCCAAAATGAGCGAGGGGAACGTCCAGCTCAACACTTGTCCTGTCACTCAGACCCATGCCTCTGGGTTGATGATAGCCCTTCTAAAAATAGGACCCTACCACCTCTACTGCTCCACCGTCTTCTCTGCACACCGAGGTAAAGTGAACATTCAGACCATCTTAATGGTGGTGCGTTTCTTACATTGAGGTCATTAAGAATCCTTCAGTGTGGTCACAACCAGTTTCTCAAATCTCACATCTGAGACTTGCAGTGAAAGGACACACTAATCCTGGGCAATTACGTTCAAATAGCTTTGAAATTAGGTCAAAGGTGCTGATAGTAATGAGTGATGTGGATAAATTGCTGACTGACGTTTTCAACTTTTAACCAGATCATATTCATTGCAAGTTGTTATCTTTGGAGAACATCTTACATGCATGAGATAAATGTAGTTCTACTGCTGTTTTTCTTGGGTGTCTCAATTTTCTCAATGGTGCCTAATGTAAACATTATGCAGCATTTTTGTAAATTTCTGCAAGATGTAAACCCTGTGAAACCCATGGTTATCAGATTTGAACCATAGGAGATTATTAATTCTGAAGTTTTGTGAAAGTGCATTAGTCTTTTGCATTACCATCTTCAGGCAAATATGATTTAAGTGAACATGaacttatttattaaatttacagagacaaaaattatttttgacttTTCTTCAAAGTCATTCAATCAATTCTCTTCCAGTCTTCATCTTAAACTTCAAACACACAACTtctgaaaacattaaattatgaaaaacaaaacagagaaagtctctgttaaatatatataagtaaatttagtttttcttggAGAACTTGACATTAAAAATTGGTTTGTGAAGGTTACGCTACTATTATCAATCCAGAACACGTTAGAGATAACTGCTCCGCTTGGCAGCCGTGCTTTTCACCTGTCTCCAGACCTCAGGATGGTAATCAAGATCAGCCCTGGGTCATACACTCTAAAAAATGGCCACCCTCTTGTCCTAAtctgtttgctttctgttttaGGCAAACGTTTAACCACAAATGAGATGATTCAGGTACAAGGGATCTTTTTCTGTATGAATTTACAAAAAGCACTGTGTTTTAAGAATTCATTTAGCtgtgaaaaaaaattacttgGTGCTTATACACTCCCTACTGGTCAAGAATAGAATGGCTGCTTGCCAgttgatgtttttctgtttacaatACAAATAGTTGTGGTGTTAAAAAGTACTTTTCTGCTTTTCTAAAAACTGTGATAGAAGAATATATTAGACAACAGTTGCTTTGAAATGATCTTTTGATCAAAAGATAATatatgggtgtgttccaactacagggggatcacactcctcagcctccctggtaaggcctacgccagggtattggagaggagagtccgaccgatagtcgaacctcggcttcaggaggaacagtgtagttttcgtcccagccgtggaacactggaccagctctataccctctacagggtgctcgagggttcatgggagtttgcccaaccggttcacatgtgttttgtggacctggagaaggcattcgactgtgtccctcgtgatgccctgtgggggttgctccaggagtatggaatcgggggccctttattaggggccatccggtccctgtacgagcggagcaggagtttggtccgcattgccggcactaagtcggacctgttcccagtgcatgttggactccggcagggctgccctttgtcgccggtcctgttcataacttttatggacaggatttctagacgcagccaagggccggagggggtctggtttggggaccagtggatttcgtctcttctttttgcggatgacgtggtcctgctggccccctctagccaagacctacagcatgcgctgtggcggttcgcagccgagtgtgaagcggctgggatgaggatcagctcctccaagtccgaggccatggtactcgaccggaaaagggtggcttgtcctcttcaggttggaggggagttcctgcctcaagtggaggagtttaagtatctcggggtcttgttcacgagtgagggaagaatggagcgggagatcgacagacggatcggtgcagctgccacagtaatgtgGCAGCTGCGCCGCTGTGGaccgctgtgccggtccattgtggtgaagagagagctgagccgaaaagcaaagctctcaatttactggtcggtctacgttcctaccctcacctatggccatgaactttgggtcatgacggaaagaacgagatcacggatacaagcggctgaaatgagcttcctccgtagggtggccgggcactcccttagagatagggtgaggagctcggccatccgggaggggctcggagtagagccgctgctcctccacatcgagaggagccagttgaggtggctcgggcatctataccggatgcctcctggacgccttcctcgggaggtgttccaggcacgtcccaccgggaggaggcccaggggacggcccaggacacgctggagggactatgtctctcggctggcctgggaacgccttgggctccccctggaggaactggaggaggtgtctggagagagggacgtctgggcgtctctgctgagtctgctgcccccgcgacccggtcctggataagcggaagacgacgaacgaacgaacgaaccaaTCGAAATGGTATGAAGCATAACACATTTTGTTGTCCCTAGCAGAAAAATATTACCTCTTAAACCTTTTATATCTTGTCTCAatataaacacaaacttcaatctATGTTAggaacacaaagcagtgcattactgtgaagtgtaaagaaaacaatttttcaaAATGCCTTCATGAGAAACTGAAAAGCATGCAGCCctttttactttgattaaaataatgtgcaaccaaatgccttcagcagtcacttaattagtaaataacGTCTACTTGTGCATATTCTAATCTTagtttaaatacagctgttgTGTGATGGCGTTAAAGGTGTGTTAGAGAGCAACACTAAACAATCAGCctcatgaagacaaaggaacacagtttaaagcagagttaggttataaaacaacatcccaagctttgaacatctcacagagctgtgtttaatccatcatgactgcaaacctactaagacTATCCATCTAAATTGACAAACTGAGGAAGGAGAGCATCattcaaagaagcagccaagatagCCTTactaactttggaggagctgcagagatccacagctgaggTGGGGAATTAGTTGATGTAACAGGTATTaggccataagaagtcctgtttaaaaattcccacaagccatgtagtaacacagcaaacatgtggaagaaggtgctctggtcagatgagaccaaaattgaactttttagcCTACATGTAAAAGAGAATGTGttgcagaaaactaacattaCATATTACATTGAACACACTACCTTCAtggtgaaac
This genomic stretch from Girardinichthys multiradiatus isolate DD_20200921_A chromosome 22, DD_fGirMul_XY1, whole genome shotgun sequence harbors:
- the synpo2la gene encoding synaptopodin 2-like protein; translation: MVAEEVIITLSGGAPWGFRLQGGVEHQKPLQVAKVRKRSKACRAGLQEADELVSINEQPCGSLSHAQAMNLIDSSPGILNIRVKRAPAAFQSVVLVARAPSPRIDKEYRAVLKAMSPTQPHHAPVREVHRSRSSLTSGLTSPPGSEAYYGETDSDADVAGYERQRRQKRRSPSNSNSGKPSGRTSPEGGETSEMSGYDSAPDAQVFPRSLEGRGGNGDEGGSLPGVTRKEVVYKPPGPGMWSSQTSTETSSIISSADDQGPRDGGQEEDSGFLEPPNVPLVSPERAKEALMLGSRSQLVPMVGPVNNPIDEELTTTYMEKAKQAKLNRGDTFQDKQVKEAKSKCRTIASLLTDAPNPHSKGVLMFKKRRQRSKKYTLTSFGSVDEDRFQDSQEDDGVFPGSESEFDEEGFSGAPDPTWDSDYMDKLEKRATAGTEGREVGAENALNHGLSDTVGKGAQLFEQQRKRVDELAKKGEAAHPHELPESQEQEHCQMYPLHLEMPAQVQPTQRAQQSPINPTPTQAIQSQTQAQTVDSPHAVPHGDLPHSTVSAVSMVMIPPPVALKATTASVTVLRSAPPSETPVSELPASNVLNRTARPFTPGLISIRAATAPVTFRPAVAKKAQRPASAAVMAPPFSAASELVHNATPVTSQLPPGLPPVVPPPYSFPKASLPLTPEAPVTVHTPALSAPIETMQSLPILTGVHEAPFSTMTPMSVPSAPRPQQTVSAPVPPLYQMPGSADPVASVPKLQVPVAAPPGHQISMPSITPVSVVTQPEAVAPTPIPGSKGRTGILLEARRRSGKPKPMFNVPDVKKKSPNPELLSLVQNLDERSTRHKYGQATTEDVYEGAEEDRSGEAGTGRVPPPVAPKPRVIHETPQILQAGGKGAQLFAKRQSRMGMYVVDTQPEIPYQQDVAMHNAAQQFDSSVNSSYPSQWKYSPNVRAPPPIGYNPLLAPSLPTGPQKDTAIPDNKTSGGSQKEGIKAVDFMKRQPYQLNSAMFQYGGSVTNLSAMPSYQAQQNNYTTMMVGSSLTSPRQIPLKTARVYEIKRFSTPTPMSAPSLAPKVIAPRSATTLGERLTRSGMISPLPAPFTPASAQPESVITSKPVLSSSQLVQLPNLPKFSGTSIPNPAPPSAPTSYTPASYTRGLQTAKQFQSAPELSILASLPPLKANPVQAPKPHFVATRGGAQPQVWRPGAF